From the Rhodococcus sp. NBC_00297 genome, one window contains:
- the rpsO gene encoding 30S ribosomal protein S15 — translation MALTTEQKKQILGEYGVHETDTGSPEAQVAMLTKRIQDLTEHLKVHKHDHHSRRGLLLLVGRRRRLLKYVQKVDVARYRSLIERLGLRR, via the coding sequence GTGGCTTTGACCACCGAACAGAAGAAGCAGATCCTCGGCGAGTACGGCGTCCACGAGACGGACACCGGATCGCCGGAAGCCCAGGTGGCGATGCTCACCAAGCGCATCCAGGATCTCACCGAGCACCTCAAGGTGCACAAGCACGATCACCACTCGCGTCGCGGCCTGCTGCTGCTCGTGGGTCGTCGTCGTCGTCTGCTCAAGTACGTGCAGAAGGTCGACGTCGCGCGGTACCGCTCGCTCATCGAGCGTCTGGGACTGCGTCGATAA
- a CDS encoding M16 family metallopeptidase: MRTPEPSGVRRTVLPGGVRVVTEFVPGVRSASVGVWVAVGSRDEGRTVAGAAHFLEHLLFKATPTRTALDIAQVMDGVGGELNAFTSKEHTCFYAHVLDEDLHLGLDLVADVVLRGRCRAEDVDVERQVVLEEISMRDDDPEDLLGDAFLTALFGDHPIGRPVIGSVESIESMTRNQLHSFHTRRYTPPRMVVAVAGNVDHDDVVAGVRRSFADRIAGAAEPAPRRGGAGRITARPALSLTTRDSEQAHLCLGVRAFGRHEGHRWALSVLNTAIGGGLSSRLFQEIREERGLAYSVYSSVDTFSDTGAFSVYAGCQPENLGEVTSVIRDVLASVATDGITDAECARAKGSMRGGLVLGLEDSGSRMNRIGRSELNYGDHRSVEETLARIDQVTNDEVRDVARTLLARPMAAAVVGPFSKVTKLPASVRGAVAGS; encoded by the coding sequence GTGCGTACACCCGAACCGTCCGGCGTCCGCCGCACGGTGTTGCCGGGCGGCGTCCGAGTCGTCACGGAGTTCGTTCCCGGCGTGCGGTCCGCCTCGGTCGGCGTCTGGGTCGCCGTCGGTTCGCGCGACGAGGGCCGCACCGTCGCCGGTGCCGCGCACTTCCTCGAGCACCTGCTGTTCAAGGCCACCCCCACCCGTACGGCTCTGGACATCGCGCAGGTGATGGACGGAGTCGGCGGCGAGCTCAACGCGTTCACGTCCAAGGAGCACACGTGCTTCTACGCGCACGTGCTCGACGAGGACCTGCACCTCGGACTCGACCTGGTGGCGGACGTGGTGCTCCGCGGTCGCTGCCGCGCCGAGGACGTCGATGTCGAACGCCAGGTGGTGCTCGAGGAGATCTCGATGCGCGACGACGACCCCGAGGACCTGCTCGGTGACGCCTTCCTCACCGCGCTGTTCGGTGACCACCCCATCGGTCGTCCCGTCATCGGATCGGTGGAGTCCATCGAGTCCATGACGCGGAATCAGCTGCACTCGTTCCACACTCGGCGCTACACCCCGCCGCGCATGGTGGTGGCGGTCGCCGGCAACGTCGACCACGACGACGTGGTGGCGGGGGTCCGTCGCAGTTTCGCCGACCGGATCGCCGGTGCCGCCGAACCGGCACCGCGGCGTGGGGGAGCGGGCCGCATCACCGCGCGCCCGGCCCTGAGCCTGACGACGCGGGACAGTGAACAGGCGCACCTGTGCCTGGGCGTGCGGGCGTTCGGACGCCACGAGGGTCATCGGTGGGCGTTGTCGGTTCTGAACACCGCCATCGGTGGAGGGCTCAGTTCGCGTCTGTTCCAAGAGATCCGGGAGGAGCGCGGTCTCGCGTACTCGGTGTACTCGTCGGTGGACACGTTCTCCGACACGGGTGCGTTCTCGGTGTACGCCGGATGCCAGCCCGAGAATCTCGGCGAGGTCACCTCGGTGATCCGCGACGTGCTCGCGTCGGTGGCCACCGACGGCATCACGGACGCGGAGTGCGCTCGCGCGAAGGGGAGCATGCGCGGGGGACTGGTTCTCGGACTGGAGGATTCCGGATCGAGAATGAACCGGATCGGTCGCAGCGAGCTCAACTACGGCGACCACAGGTCGGTGGAGGAGACGCTCGCGCGCATCGATCAAGTGACCAACGACGAGGTCCGCGACGTCGCCCGGACCCTGCTGGCGCGGCCCATGGCGGCCGCCGTGGTAGGGCCGTTCTCGAAGGTGACGAAGCTCCCGGCCTCGGTACGCGGAGCCGTGGCCGGGAGCTGA
- a CDS encoding 4'-phosphopantetheinyl transferase family protein has product MLGGLLARGVVAEELFEDPPGLTPHPREAHLVEKAVDKRKREFTSARHCARLAMGRLGLEPGPILRGEMGSPVWPGGVVGSLTHCDGYRAAAVGYALQVRSVGIDAEPHEPLPDGVLKAVSIEAEREVLATRTDDEVQWDKLLFCAKEATYKAWYPLTGRWLGFEDAHITFERDADSAGRSTVTGTFRSRLLVPGDTTSGAPLTSFDGRWAVSDGLVVTAITVF; this is encoded by the coding sequence CTGCTCGGCGGGCTGCTCGCGCGCGGCGTCGTCGCCGAGGAGCTGTTCGAGGATCCGCCCGGTCTCACCCCGCACCCCCGCGAGGCGCATCTCGTGGAGAAGGCCGTCGACAAGCGCAAGCGCGAGTTCACCTCGGCGCGGCACTGCGCCCGACTCGCGATGGGCCGGCTCGGACTCGAGCCCGGTCCGATCCTGCGCGGCGAGATGGGATCGCCGGTGTGGCCGGGCGGCGTCGTCGGCTCGCTCACGCACTGCGACGGCTATCGCGCCGCCGCCGTGGGCTACGCGTTGCAGGTCCGCTCGGTGGGCATCGACGCGGAACCGCACGAACCGCTGCCGGACGGCGTGCTGAAAGCCGTGAGCATCGAGGCCGAGCGTGAGGTCCTGGCCACCCGCACCGACGACGAGGTGCAGTGGGACAAATTGCTGTTCTGCGCGAAGGAGGCGACGTACAAGGCCTGGTACCCGCTGACCGGGCGGTGGCTCGGATTCGAGGACGCGCACATCACCTTCGAGCGCGATGCCGACTCGGCGGGACGCTCGACCGTCACCGGTACCTTCCGCTCCCGGCTGCTGGTCCCCGGCGACACCACCAGCGGCGCACCGCTCACCTCCTTCGACGGACGCTGGGCCGTCTCCGACGGCCTCGTCGTCACTGCGATCACGGTCTTCTGA
- a CDS encoding metallophosphoesterase family protein produces MPAKLWAVSDIHVGHKGNRPVTEAIEPESPEDWLIVAGDVSEKTDDIRWALAELKSKFDTVIWVPGNHELWTTVKDPVQMHGEARYDYLVTMCRELGVLTPEDPFPVWEGEVGQAGGRSGYLGPVTLVPMFVLYDYSFLPAGTTNKLDGLALARSRNVVATDEFLITPTPYASLDAWCAARLAITEKRLAEVDTSIPTVLINHWPLVRQPTEVLFYPEFALWCGTTATKDWHTRYNALCAVYGHLHIPRTTYYDGVRFEEVSVGYPREWKRRGLPDQVLRQILPVPEYPPGSLNKFGGHFTVTPEMEAEVEKMRAEKRL; encoded by the coding sequence GTGCCAGCCAAGTTGTGGGCCGTCAGCGACATCCACGTCGGTCACAAGGGCAACCGGCCCGTCACCGAGGCCATCGAACCGGAGAGCCCCGAGGACTGGCTGATCGTCGCCGGAGACGTGTCGGAGAAGACGGACGACATCCGCTGGGCGCTCGCCGAGCTGAAGTCGAAGTTCGACACCGTGATCTGGGTGCCGGGAAACCACGAGCTGTGGACCACGGTCAAGGACCCGGTACAGATGCACGGTGAGGCGCGCTACGACTACCTGGTGACGATGTGCCGGGAACTGGGTGTGCTGACGCCCGAGGACCCGTTCCCCGTGTGGGAGGGGGAGGTCGGGCAGGCCGGAGGCCGGTCGGGGTATTTGGGCCCCGTCACGCTGGTGCCGATGTTCGTGTTGTACGACTACTCTTTCCTGCCTGCGGGCACCACGAACAAGCTCGACGGTCTGGCGCTGGCGCGCAGCCGCAACGTGGTGGCCACCGACGAGTTCCTCATCACCCCGACGCCCTACGCGTCCCTCGACGCGTGGTGCGCGGCGCGGCTGGCGATCACCGAGAAGCGGTTGGCCGAGGTGGACACCTCGATCCCGACGGTGCTGATCAACCACTGGCCGCTGGTGCGGCAGCCCACCGAGGTGCTGTTCTATCCCGAGTTCGCCCTCTGGTGCGGAACCACGGCGACCAAGGACTGGCACACCCGCTACAACGCCCTGTGTGCGGTCTACGGCCACCTCCACATCCCACGGACGACGTACTACGACGGCGTGCGGTTCGAGGAAGTGTCGGTGGGCTACCCGCGCGAGTGGAAACGCCGCGGACTCCCGGATCAGGTGCTGCGACAGATCCTTCCGGTCCCCGAGTACCCGCCGGGATCGTTGAACAAGTTCGGCGGCCACTTCACAGTCACGCCGGAGATGGAAGCGGAAGTGGAGAAGATGCGAGCGGAGAAGCGACTGTGA
- the truB gene encoding tRNA pseudouridine(55) synthase TruB encodes MPAHPKPPTGLDGAGLLVVDKSGGVTSHDVVSACRKALKTRRIGHAGTLDPMATGVLVLGVERATKMLGLLSLTTKEYTATVRLGAATTTDDAEGETVSTADTSAVTDSGIDEAVAALTGKISQVPSSVSAIKVDGKRAHALVREGEDVVLEPRTVTVSRFDVLERRRGSDVIDLDVHVECTSGTYVRALARDLGASLGVGGHLTALRRTRVGPFTLEHARSLDEVRDDPHVSLDIDAAARTAFPHRTVTSDEAESLSQGRWLDPIGMPGIYAALDENGHTIALVQERGKRASTVMVVRPATLRP; translated from the coding sequence GTGCCAGCTCACCCCAAACCCCCCACAGGACTCGACGGCGCCGGACTTCTGGTGGTGGACAAGAGTGGCGGAGTCACCAGCCACGACGTCGTCTCCGCCTGTCGCAAGGCCTTGAAGACGCGCCGCATCGGACACGCCGGCACTCTCGATCCCATGGCGACGGGGGTGCTGGTGCTCGGTGTCGAGCGAGCGACCAAGATGCTGGGTCTGCTGTCGCTGACCACCAAGGAGTACACCGCGACCGTCCGCCTCGGAGCCGCCACCACCACCGACGACGCCGAGGGCGAGACGGTGTCGACGGCGGACACGAGTGCGGTGACGGACTCCGGGATCGACGAGGCCGTCGCCGCGCTGACCGGGAAGATCAGTCAGGTCCCGTCGAGTGTCAGCGCCATCAAGGTGGACGGCAAGCGCGCCCACGCTCTCGTTCGGGAGGGCGAGGACGTCGTGCTCGAACCGCGCACGGTCACCGTCTCCCGCTTCGACGTCCTGGAGCGTCGCCGGGGGAGCGACGTGATCGATCTGGACGTCCACGTCGAGTGCACGTCCGGGACCTACGTGCGGGCGCTCGCGCGAGACCTGGGTGCGTCCCTGGGCGTCGGCGGCCACCTGACCGCGTTGCGGCGCACCCGGGTCGGACCGTTCACGTTGGAGCACGCCCGCAGTCTCGACGAGGTGCGGGACGACCCGCACGTGAGCCTCGACATCGACGCTGCCGCTCGCACGGCGTTCCCGCACCGGACGGTCACGTCGGACGAGGCCGAATCGTTGAGCCAGGGACGCTGGCTCGACCCGATCGGGATGCCCGGCATCTACGCGGCACTGGACGAGAACGGCCACACCATCGCCCTGGTGCAGGAACGCGGCAAGCGGGCCAGCACCGTGATGGTCGTGCGGCCGGCCACGCTGCGCCCCTGA
- a CDS encoding bifunctional riboflavin kinase/FAD synthetase: MERWRGLDDVPADWGRCVLTIGVFDGVHRGHAQLIDRAVTSAAARGVPSVLMTFDPHPMEVVRPGSHPAQLTTLTRRAELAEELGIDVFCVMPFTPEFMKLTPDRYIHDILVERLHAAEVVVGENFTFGKKAAGNVALLRSAGTRFGFAVDGVTLLAEESVTFSSTYIRACVDAGDVAAAADALGRPHRVEGVVVHGDGRGRTIGYPTANVKPPMHAAIPADGVYASWFTVLGPGPIMGTVTPGKRCRAAVSVGTNPTFSGRTRTVEAFVLDGDADLYGQHVAVDFVERLRGMEAFASVDELIAQMDLDVDRARDILAALDA, translated from the coding sequence GTGGAGAGATGGCGAGGTCTCGACGATGTCCCGGCCGACTGGGGCAGATGTGTTCTGACGATCGGCGTGTTCGACGGCGTACACCGCGGCCACGCCCAATTGATCGACCGCGCCGTGACATCGGCGGCGGCACGCGGAGTGCCGAGTGTGCTCATGACCTTCGATCCGCATCCGATGGAAGTGGTGCGTCCGGGCAGTCACCCGGCCCAGCTGACCACCCTCACCCGGCGTGCCGAACTGGCCGAGGAACTGGGCATCGACGTCTTCTGCGTCATGCCTTTCACGCCGGAGTTCATGAAGCTCACCCCCGATCGCTACATCCACGACATCCTCGTCGAGCGGCTGCACGCCGCCGAGGTCGTGGTGGGGGAGAACTTCACGTTCGGCAAGAAGGCCGCCGGCAACGTCGCTCTGCTCCGGTCCGCCGGCACGCGGTTCGGGTTCGCGGTCGACGGTGTCACTCTGCTGGCCGAGGAGTCGGTCACGTTCTCCTCCACCTACATTCGCGCCTGCGTCGACGCCGGTGACGTCGCGGCCGCCGCCGACGCGCTCGGTCGACCCCACCGAGTCGAGGGCGTGGTGGTGCACGGTGACGGCCGTGGCCGCACCATCGGCTACCCCACGGCCAACGTCAAGCCGCCCATGCACGCCGCCATCCCGGCGGACGGGGTGTACGCGTCGTGGTTCACGGTGCTCGGACCCGGACCGATCATGGGTACCGTGACTCCCGGAAAGCGTTGTCGCGCAGCGGTGTCGGTGGGGACCAATCCCACGTTCTCGGGACGCACCCGCACGGTGGAGGCGTTCGTCCTGGACGGCGACGCCGATCTCTACGGGCAGCACGTCGCGGTGGACTTCGTCGAGCGTCTGCGCGGCATGGAGGCCTTCGCCTCGGTGGACGAGCTGATCGCGCAGATGGATCTCGACGTCGACCGTGCCCGCGACATCCTCGCCGCCCTGGACGCCTGA
- a CDS encoding fused (3R)-hydroxyacyl-ACP dehydratase subunits HadA/HadB, with protein MTAEILATDAVASDTTFDPAQHALDMVGYHYRADDYYEVGREKVREYAKAVRDFHPVHWTEEGALEVGYPALMAPPTFFSLVGIIAQQKLLERIATGYDLSRMLQTDQHAEYFAPILAGDRLTCDVSLDSFRTVVGRDMMVTKTVITNQRNELAQITYTTLLIGRADDGDDSIADVARGMVMNGMFTLSTSDEVADVNPGGDDLETVYAPPVVVPHTGHARRRFEGVAVGDALPTRTVLLSRGDLVNYAGVVGDNNPVHWSDHFASLLELDTVVAHGMLTMGLGTGFVSEWLGDPGALKDCTVRFTSPVMVDPVSKSEIVIDGTVKSKDEATRTAVVSIDARYKGKRILGHKAMATVHLA; from the coding sequence ATGACTGCCGAGATCCTGGCCACCGACGCCGTCGCGAGCGACACCACGTTCGACCCGGCGCAGCATGCGCTGGACATGGTGGGCTACCACTACCGCGCCGACGACTACTACGAGGTCGGCCGCGAGAAGGTGCGGGAGTACGCGAAAGCCGTCCGCGACTTCCATCCGGTCCACTGGACCGAGGAGGGCGCACTCGAGGTCGGCTATCCGGCGCTGATGGCGCCGCCCACGTTCTTCTCGCTGGTCGGCATCATCGCCCAGCAGAAGCTGCTCGAGCGCATCGCCACCGGATACGACCTCAGCCGGATGCTGCAGACCGACCAGCATGCCGAGTACTTCGCGCCGATCCTGGCGGGCGACCGGCTCACGTGCGACGTCTCGCTCGACTCCTTCCGCACGGTCGTCGGCCGCGACATGATGGTGACCAAGACCGTCATCACCAACCAGCGCAACGAGCTGGCGCAGATCACGTACACCACACTGCTCATCGGGCGCGCCGACGACGGCGACGACAGCATCGCGGACGTCGCGCGCGGCATGGTCATGAACGGCATGTTCACCCTGTCCACCTCCGACGAGGTGGCCGACGTCAATCCCGGCGGTGACGACCTCGAGACGGTCTACGCCCCGCCCGTCGTCGTCCCGCACACCGGCCATGCCCGTCGGCGCTTCGAGGGCGTGGCGGTCGGCGACGCACTGCCCACCAGGACGGTGCTGCTCTCGCGCGGCGATCTCGTGAACTACGCGGGCGTGGTCGGCGACAACAACCCCGTGCACTGGAGCGACCACTTCGCGTCGCTGCTCGAGCTCGACACCGTCGTCGCCCACGGCATGCTCACCATGGGCCTCGGCACCGGCTTCGTGTCCGAGTGGCTCGGCGACCCGGGTGCCCTGAAGGACTGCACCGTGCGCTTCACCAGCCCCGTCATGGTCGACCCGGTGTCCAAGTCGGAGATCGTCATCGACGGCACGGTGAAGTCGAAGGACGAGGCGACCCGGACTGCGGTGGTCTCCATCGACGCCCGCTACAAGGGCAAGCGCATCCTCGGCCACAAGGCCATGGCCACCGTTCACCTGGCCTGA
- a CDS encoding metal-dependent transcriptional regulator: protein MPAPALSTVAQDYLKVIWTASEYSDEPVSTKMLASRMCVSPSTVSEAVRKLADQGLVDHARYGSITLTEAGRRAAIGMVRRHRLIETWLVEEMGYGWDEVHDEAEVLEHAVSDLLVERIDAKLGRPSRDPHGDPIPTIDGTIPAPPAVPLSDFVAGQKGHVTRISDSDPDMLRYFDSIGITLDLSITMVERRDFAGTVAVQVADTVLDLGHVAAEAIWMTTD from the coding sequence GTGCCAGCCCCTGCCCTCTCCACCGTCGCGCAGGACTACCTCAAGGTCATCTGGACCGCGAGCGAGTACTCCGACGAGCCGGTGAGCACCAAGATGCTCGCCTCCCGGATGTGCGTCTCGCCGTCCACGGTCTCCGAGGCCGTACGCAAACTCGCCGATCAGGGCCTCGTCGACCACGCCCGCTACGGGTCCATCACACTCACCGAGGCCGGGCGGCGCGCCGCCATCGGCATGGTCCGCAGGCATCGGCTCATCGAGACCTGGCTGGTCGAGGAGATGGGCTACGGCTGGGACGAGGTGCACGACGAGGCCGAGGTGCTCGAACACGCGGTGTCGGACCTGCTCGTCGAGCGCATCGACGCCAAGCTCGGTCGGCCGTCACGCGACCCGCACGGTGATCCCATCCCCACCATCGACGGCACCATTCCCGCACCGCCGGCGGTACCGCTCAGCGATTTCGTCGCGGGCCAGAAGGGCCACGTCACCCGCATCTCCGACTCGGATCCGGACATGTTGCGGTACTTCGATTCCATCGGCATCACCCTCGACCTGTCGATCACGATGGTCGAGCGCCGCGACTTCGCCGGGACCGTGGCCGTGCAGGTGGCCGACACGGTACTCGACCTGGGTCATGTTGCCGCCGAGGCGATCTGGATGACCACGGACTGA
- a CDS encoding NAD(P)/FAD-dependent oxidoreductase — MTTPDRPDVETVNSVLVVGASLAGSTVATALREDGFTGRVTVVGDEPHLPYDRPPLSKAFLQGSAPDPWLVPEPDALDVDWVLGTPAVGMTGRSVELADGREVSADVVVIATGARARTLLGADDLGGVHTLRTLDDAAALRSSLATATTMVVIGAGFIGAEVASTAAGLGISVTIVEASTAPLSGPLGLTMAEVCVDLHRANGVTLLLGAAVDSLEGRDGAVTSVLLGDGTVLPADVVVIGIGSIPNTEWAAASGLAIDGGFVTDAQCRTTVPGVYAIGDCARAFDEVLQDHHRSEHWSHAVTQARRVARSIVGAQPAPSGVPYFWSDQYGSRIQFAGRRQSTDSVRVVEGDPEAGSFVAVYERADDVVAVLAMNNARSFTRMRKSLGA; from the coding sequence GTGACGACCCCCGACAGGCCCGACGTCGAGACGGTGAACTCCGTCCTGGTCGTCGGGGCGTCGCTCGCGGGCTCGACCGTCGCGACCGCTCTCCGCGAGGACGGGTTCACGGGTCGCGTCACCGTCGTCGGCGACGAGCCCCACCTGCCGTACGATCGCCCGCCCCTCTCCAAGGCCTTCCTGCAGGGATCGGCTCCCGACCCGTGGCTCGTTCCCGAACCCGATGCGCTCGACGTCGACTGGGTGCTCGGGACACCGGCTGTCGGCATGACCGGTCGGAGCGTGGAGCTCGCGGACGGGCGGGAGGTGAGTGCCGACGTCGTCGTCATCGCGACCGGCGCGCGCGCACGGACCCTGCTGGGCGCCGACGACCTCGGCGGCGTCCACACGCTGCGCACGTTGGACGACGCCGCCGCACTGCGCTCGTCGCTGGCCACGGCGACCACCATGGTGGTGATCGGCGCGGGATTCATCGGAGCCGAGGTGGCCTCCACGGCCGCCGGCCTCGGCATCTCCGTCACCATCGTCGAGGCGTCCACCGCTCCCCTGTCCGGCCCGCTCGGCCTGACGATGGCGGAGGTCTGCGTCGATCTGCATCGCGCGAACGGCGTGACCCTCCTGCTCGGCGCCGCCGTCGACTCTCTCGAGGGCCGCGACGGGGCCGTCACCTCCGTCCTGCTGGGGGACGGGACGGTACTGCCCGCCGACGTCGTGGTGATCGGAATCGGATCGATCCCCAACACGGAGTGGGCGGCAGCGTCCGGTCTCGCCATCGACGGCGGTTTCGTCACCGACGCGCAGTGCCGCACCACCGTTCCGGGCGTCTACGCGATCGGGGACTGCGCTCGCGCGTTCGACGAGGTGCTGCAGGACCACCATCGCAGCGAACACTGGTCGCACGCGGTCACCCAGGCTCGGCGAGTGGCGCGGTCGATCGTGGGGGCGCAGCCCGCGCCGTCCGGTGTCCCGTATTTCTGGTCGGACCAGTACGGCTCTCGCATCCAGTTCGCCGGCCGTCGCCAGTCGACCGATTCGGTGCGCGTGGTCGAGGGCGACCCGGAGGCCGGCTCGTTCGTCGCCGTGTACGAGCGAGCGGACGACGTCGTCGCCGTCCTGGCGATGAACAACGCCCGATCGTTCACCAGGATGAGGAAGAGCCTCGGGGCCTGA
- a CDS encoding polyribonucleotide nucleotidyltransferase: MSETTTNTAAATEVDEGVFETTAVIDNGSYGTRTIRFETGRLAKQAAGAVVAYLDDETMLLSATSASKHPKDHFDFFPLTVDVEERMYAAGRIPGSFFRREGRPSTDAILTCRLIDRPLRPTFVDGLRNEIQVVITVMSLDPKDLYDVVAINAASASTQLAGLPFSGPIGGVRVALIDKQWVAFPTNEQLEKAVFNMVVAGRVVSGTGADADVAIMMVEAEATEKVIALIEDGAQAPTEAIVAEGLEAAKPFIASLCEAQKQLATAAAKPTGDFPLFPAYQSDVFEAVEGAAQIPLNEALTIAGKTERESKLDEVKNQILTSVGDRFEGREKEIGAAFRSLTKKLVRQRILRDQFRIDGRGITDIRELSAEVAVIPRAHGSALFERGETQILGVTTLDMVKMAQQIDSLGPETSKRYMHHYNFPPYSTGETGRVGSPKRREIGHGALAERALLPVLPSQEEFPYAIRQVSEALSSNGSTSMGSVCASTLGMLNAGVPLKAPVAGIAMGLVSDQVDGETRYVALTDILGAEDAFGDMDFKVAGTREFVTALQLDTKLDGIPSQVLAGALSQAKDARVTILDVMAEAIDAPDEMSPYAPRVTAIKVPVDKIGEVIGPKGKMINSITEQTGANISIEDDGTVYVGAADGPSAQAAIDMINAIANPQLPKVGERFLGTVVKTTAFGAFVSLLPGRDGLVHISKLGSGKRINKVEDVVSVGSKLRVEIADIDNRGKISLVPVEDDAAAAAPADDQVATSDEVSAE, encoded by the coding sequence ATGTCAGAGACCACCACGAACACCGCAGCGGCCACCGAGGTCGACGAGGGCGTGTTCGAGACCACTGCCGTCATCGACAACGGGTCGTACGGCACCCGCACCATCCGCTTCGAGACCGGGCGGCTGGCCAAGCAGGCCGCCGGCGCCGTCGTCGCGTACCTGGACGACGAGACCATGCTGCTCTCGGCCACCAGCGCCTCGAAGCACCCCAAGGACCACTTCGACTTCTTCCCGCTCACGGTGGACGTCGAGGAGCGTATGTACGCCGCCGGCCGCATCCCCGGATCGTTCTTCCGTCGTGAGGGACGCCCCAGCACCGACGCCATCCTGACCTGTCGCCTGATCGACCGGCCGCTGCGTCCGACGTTCGTCGACGGACTGCGCAACGAGATCCAGGTCGTCATCACCGTGATGAGCCTCGATCCGAAGGACCTGTACGACGTCGTGGCCATCAACGCCGCGTCGGCGTCCACCCAGCTCGCGGGCCTGCCGTTCTCCGGCCCCATCGGCGGCGTCCGTGTCGCCCTGATCGACAAGCAGTGGGTAGCGTTCCCCACCAACGAGCAGCTCGAGAAGGCCGTGTTCAACATGGTCGTCGCCGGCCGCGTCGTCTCGGGCACCGGTGCGGACGCCGACGTCGCGATCATGATGGTCGAGGCCGAGGCGACCGAGAAGGTCATCGCCCTCATCGAGGACGGCGCGCAGGCGCCCACCGAGGCCATCGTGGCCGAGGGCCTCGAAGCAGCGAAGCCGTTCATCGCATCGCTGTGCGAGGCGCAGAAGCAGCTCGCCACGGCGGCCGCCAAGCCCACCGGCGACTTCCCGCTCTTCCCCGCGTACCAGTCCGACGTGTTCGAGGCTGTCGAGGGTGCGGCTCAGATCCCGCTCAACGAGGCACTCACCATCGCCGGCAAGACCGAGCGCGAGAGCAAGCTCGACGAGGTCAAGAATCAGATCCTCACCAGCGTGGGCGACCGGTTCGAGGGCCGCGAGAAGGAGATCGGCGCAGCGTTCCGCTCGCTGACCAAGAAGCTCGTGCGTCAGCGCATCCTGCGGGACCAGTTCCGCATCGACGGCCGCGGCATCACGGACATCCGTGAGCTCTCCGCCGAGGTCGCCGTCATCCCGCGCGCCCACGGCAGCGCGTTGTTCGAGCGTGGCGAGACCCAGATCCTGGGCGTCACCACCCTCGACATGGTCAAGATGGCCCAGCAGATCGACTCGCTCGGACCCGAGACCAGCAAGCGCTACATGCACCACTACAACTTCCCGCCGTACTCCACCGGCGAGACCGGACGCGTCGGATCGCCGAAGCGTCGCGAGATCGGCCACGGAGCCCTCGCGGAGCGCGCGCTGCTCCCCGTGCTCCCCAGCCAGGAGGAGTTCCCCTACGCCATCCGTCAGGTCTCGGAGGCGCTCAGCTCCAACGGCTCCACGTCGATGGGCTCGGTCTGTGCGTCGACGCTGGGCATGCTCAACGCCGGTGTGCCGCTGAAGGCACCGGTCGCCGGCATCGCCATGGGTCTGGTCTCCGACCAGGTCGACGGTGAGACCCGCTATGTCGCCCTCACCGACATTCTCGGTGCGGAGGACGCGTTCGGCGACATGGACTTCAAGGTCGCCGGCACCCGCGAGTTCGTCACCGCCCTGCAGCTGGACACGAAGCTCGACGGCATCCCGTCGCAGGTTCTGGCCGGTGCGCTGTCGCAGGCCAAGGACGCGCGCGTCACGATCCTCGACGTCATGGCCGAGGCCATCGACGCGCCGGACGAGATGAGCCCGTACGCACCGCGTGTCACCGCGATCAAGGTCCCCGTGGACAAGATCGGCGAGGTCATCGGGCCCAAGGGCAAGATGATCAACTCGATCACCGAGCAGACCGGCGCCAACATCTCGATCGAGGATGACGGCACCGTCTACGTCGGTGCTGCGGACGGCCCGTCCGCACAGGCCGCGATCGACATGATCAACGCCATCGCGAACCCGCAGCTGCCCAAGGTCGGCGAGCGGTTCCTCGGAACCGTCGTCAAGACCACGGCATTCGGCGCGTTCGTCTCGCTGCTCCCCGGTCGTGACGGCCTGGTGCACATCTCCAAGCTGGGCAGCGGCAAGCGCATCAACAAGGTCGAGGACGTCGTCAGCGTCGGATCGAAGCTCCGCGTGGAGATCGCCGACATCGACAACCGCGGCAAGATCAGCCTCGTCCCGGTCGAGGACGACGCGGCAGCCGCCGCGCCGGCCGACGATCAGGTCGCCACCTCCGACGAGGTCAGCGCTGAGTAA
- a CDS encoding bifunctional 3-phenylpropionate/cinnamic acid dioxygenase ferredoxin subunit yields MPDTVHRVAVCSASALPVGEVATVTPPGHTAISVFHTEEGLFAIDDTCTHQDASLADGWVENCAVECPLHESCFDLRTGAPSGTPAKTPVRTYAVHVVDGAVVLDLPGS; encoded by the coding sequence ATGCCGGACACCGTTCATCGCGTCGCCGTCTGCTCCGCATCGGCCCTCCCCGTCGGCGAGGTCGCCACCGTCACCCCGCCGGGTCACACCGCGATCTCCGTCTTCCACACCGAGGAGGGCCTCTTCGCGATCGACGACACGTGCACACACCAGGACGCCTCGCTCGCCGACGGATGGGTGGAGAACTGCGCAGTCGAGTGCCCGCTCCACGAGTCGTGCTTCGATCTGCGGACCGGCGCCCCCTCGGGCACACCGGCGAAGACTCCCGTTCGGACCTATGCGGTGCACGTCGTCGACGGCGCGGTCGTGCTCGACCTCCCCGGCTCGTGA